Proteins from one Camelina sativa cultivar DH55 chromosome 8, Cs, whole genome shotgun sequence genomic window:
- the LOC104709840 gene encoding uncharacterized protein LOC104709840, which yields MKQHGYTGKLPTVADLTSLIDSKFLSKINGLPRSEDAATLFRDHYNCEFIVHRRPKLTLVQENEEFEKFIERRLAIGQVAMCFSYVSGYSGFCSVLNDRRRKNTAFSVFRLNEGDIQQMFYEKLDEHCAVITGHGVMIKGCESIEYFEIQETQGPCFADNDSLDWNATRASLQKL from the exons ATGAAACAACATGGATACACTGGAAAGTTACCCACGGTAGCAGATCTTACATCTTTGATCGATTCCAAATTTCTTTCGAAAATTAATGGATTGCCGAGGAGTGAAGATGCTGCAACTCTATTTCGCGATCATTATAATTGTGAATTCATTGTGCATCGTCGCCCAAAGCTGACATTGGTTCAAGAGAATGAAGAGTTTGAGAAATTTATAGAGAGGCGACTAGCTATAGGGCAAGTAGCAATGTGCTTCTCTTACGTGTCAGGTTATTCTGGTTTCTGCAGTGTACTAAATGATAGAAGGAGAAAGAAC ACAGCTTTCTCAGTTTTCCGTCTAAACGAAGGTGATATCCAGCAAATGTTTTACGAGAAGTTAGATGAGCATTGTGCTGTCATAACCGGTCATGGAGTGATGATAAAGGGTTGTGAGAGCATTGAGTATTTTGAGATCCAAGAAACCCAAGGACCTTGTTTTGCTGATAATGATTCACTCGATTGGAACGCCACAAGGGCATCATTACAGAAGTTATGA